Proteins encoded by one window of Cervus canadensis isolate Bull #8, Minnesota chromosome 18, ASM1932006v1, whole genome shotgun sequence:
- the RAB4B gene encoding ras-related protein Rab-4B isoform X1: MAETYDFLFKFLVIGSAGTGKSCLLHQFIENKFKQDSNHTIGVEFGSRVVNVGGKTVKLQIWDTAGQERFRSVTRSYYRGAAGALLVYDITSRETYNSLAAWLTDARTLASPNIVVILCGNKKDLDPEREVTFLEASRFAQENELMFLETSALTGENVEEAFLKCARTILNKIDSGELDPERMGSGIQYGDASLRQLRQPRSAQAVAPQPCGC; encoded by the exons ATGGCTGAGACCTACG ACTTCCTCTTCAAATTCCTGGTGATTGGCAGTGCAGGAACAGGCAAATCATGTCTCCTTCATCAGTTCATTGAGAATAAAT tCAAACAGGACTCCAACCACACAATTGGCGTGGAGTTTGGATCTCGGGTGGTCAACGTGGGTGGGAAGACCGTGAAGCTACAGATTTGGGACACAGCTGGCCAGGAGCGGTTTCG GTCGGTGACACGGAGTTATTACCGAGGGGCAGCCGGAGCCCTGCTGGTATATGACATCACCAG CCGGGAGACTTACAACTCGCTGGCTGCCTGGCTGACGGATGCGCGCACACTGGCCAGCCCCAACATCGTGGTCATTCTCTGTGGCAACAAGAAGGACCTGGATCCGGAGCGTGAGGTCACTTTCCTGGAGGCCTCCCGCTTTGCCCAGGAGAACG agCTAATGTTCCTGGAAACAAGTGCTCTCACGGGTGAGAATGTGGAGGAGGCATTCCTGAAGTGTGCCCGCACCATTCTGAACAAGATTGACTCAG gtGAGCTGGACCCGGAGAGGATGGGCTCCGGCATTCAGTACGGTGATGCCTCCCTTCGCCAGTTGCGGCAGCCTCGGAGTGCCCAGGCCGTGGCCCCTCAGCCCTGTGGCTGCTGA
- the SNRPA gene encoding U1 small nuclear ribonucleoprotein A — MAVPETRPNHTIYINNLNEKIKKDELKKSLYAIFSQFGQILDILVSRSLKMRGQAFVIFKEVSSATNALRSMQGFPFYDKPMRIQYAKTDSDIIAKMKGTFVERDRKREKRKPKSQETPAAKKAVQGGAAAPVVGAVQGPVPGMPPMTQAPRIMHHMPGQPPYMPPPGMIPPPGLAPGQLPPGAMPPQQLMPGQMPPAQPLSENPPNHILFLTNLPEETNELMLSMLFNQFPGFKEVRLVPGRHDIAFVEFDNEVQAGAARDALQGFKITQNNAMKISFAKK; from the exons ATGGCAGTTCCCGAGACCCGCCCCAACCACACTATTTATATCAACAATCTCAATGAGAAGATCAAGAAGGATG AGCTGAAGAAATCCCTGTATGCTATCTTCTCCCAGTTTGGCCAGATCCTGGATATCCTGGTGTCACGAAGCCTGAAGATGAGAGGCCAGGCCTTTGTCATTTTCAAGGAGGTCAGCAGCGCCACCAACGCCCTGCGTTCCATGCAGGGCTTCCCCTTCTACGACAAGCCCATG CGCATCCAATACGCCAAGACCGACTCGGATATCATTGCCAAAATGAAGGGCACCTTCGTGGAGCGGGACCGCAAGCGGGAGAAGAGGAAGCCCAAGAGCCAGGAGACCCCAGCTGCCAAAAAGGCCGTGCAGGGAGGGGCGGCTGCCCCTGTGGTGGGCGCTGTGCAAGGGCCTGTCCCG GGCATGCCGCCGATGACTCAGGCGCCCCGCATCATGCACCACATGCCAGGCCAGCCCCCTTACATGCCGCCGCCGGGCATGATCCCGCCTCCAGGACTAGCGCCCGGCCAGCTCCCGCCGGGGGCCATGCCGCCACAGCAGCTTATGCCGGGGCAGATGCCACCTGCTCAGCCT CTTTCAGAAAATCCACCAAATCACATCTTGTTCCTCACCAACCTGCCAGAGGAGACCAACGAGCTCATGCTTTCCATGCTTTTCAACCA GTTCCCTGGGTTCAAGGAGGTCCGGCTGGTTCCTGGGCGGCACGACATTGCCTTCGTGGAGTTTGACAATGAGGTGCAGGCAGGGGCCGCTCGAGACGCCCTGCAGGGCTTCAAGATCACCCAGAACAACgccatgaagatctcttttgccAAGAAGTAG
- the MIA gene encoding melanoma-derived growth regulatory protein, with the protein MMAWSLVFLGVVLLSAFPGPGAGGRPMPKLADRKMCADEECSHPISMAVALQDYVAPDCRFLTIHQGQVVYVFSKLKGRGRLFWGGSVQGDYYGDGAARLGYFPSSIVREDQTLKPAKTDVKTDIWDFYCQ; encoded by the exons ATGATGGCTTGGTCCTTGGTGTTTCTCGGTGTCGTCTTGCTGTCTGCCTTCCCGGGGCCTGGTGCCGGCGGCCGCCCCATGCCCAAGCTGGCTGACCGGAAGATGTGTGCCGATGAGGAATGCAGCC ACCCCATCTCCATGGCCGTGGCCCTTCAGGACTACGTGGCCCCTGACTGCCGTTTCTTGACCATACACCAGGGCCAAGTGGTGTATGTCTTCTCCAAGCTCAAGGGCCGAGGGCGGCTCTTCTGGGGAGGCAGC GTTCAGGGAGATTACTATGGAGATGGAGCTGCTCGCCTGGGCTATTTCCCCAGTAGCATCGTACGTGAAGACCAGACCCTGAAACCAGCCAAAACCGATGTCAAGACAGAT ataTGGGATTTCTACTGCCAGTGA
- the RAB4B gene encoding ras-related protein Rab-4B isoform X2, with protein MSVTRSYYRGAAGALLVYDITSRETYNSLAAWLTDARTLASPNIVVILCGNKKDLDPEREVTFLEASRFAQENELMFLETSALTGENVEEAFLKCARTILNKIDSGELDPERMGSGIQYGDASLRQLRQPRSAQAVAPQPCGC; from the exons AT GTCGGTGACACGGAGTTATTACCGAGGGGCAGCCGGAGCCCTGCTGGTATATGACATCACCAG CCGGGAGACTTACAACTCGCTGGCTGCCTGGCTGACGGATGCGCGCACACTGGCCAGCCCCAACATCGTGGTCATTCTCTGTGGCAACAAGAAGGACCTGGATCCGGAGCGTGAGGTCACTTTCCTGGAGGCCTCCCGCTTTGCCCAGGAGAACG agCTAATGTTCCTGGAAACAAGTGCTCTCACGGGTGAGAATGTGGAGGAGGCATTCCTGAAGTGTGCCCGCACCATTCTGAACAAGATTGACTCAG gtGAGCTGGACCCGGAGAGGATGGGCTCCGGCATTCAGTACGGTGATGCCTCCCTTCGCCAGTTGCGGCAGCCTCGGAGTGCCCAGGCCGTGGCCCCTCAGCCCTGTGGCTGCTGA